The nucleotide window ACTAAAAAGTAAAAATGGCATCAGTTAAAAACTCTTGAACAGTTGCTACGCATGaaaagttcagatgcaaaaactaATATGCATTTGTCTCAATTTTAGATAGGCAAATGTAACTtgtcaaatataaagaaattaataaagaaaatatgtcatcgttgggcaggaaaaacctcctatctgttattggcccctgaacatgtttaaagtaaaacctcctatgtaacctgttggcagttttgcttCAAACATGTTTAGGGGCAACAAGCACAAACAAAGTTTTTTTGGGGCTATTTTTGATCCTAGATTCAAAAATATACACTGGAATTTTTTACGAAGGGTGTTAATTTAAAGCTAATATTATATGAcaaatgtgcccatccaccacaaactggttgaaaagtcggcattttccattttgagatacaatcaaaaacagtatatggatttctatgtaaaatatagtaggaatttgacctttgatgaaccataacttcacttccagatgtcagatgaagctggtgtcattttaaagctgatagtgaattctttcaaaatctgcaataaacagaaaatgatctagagccgactttactaccacttcgtggtggatggtcacaaatgtcaCTGGGCCTCTTGCTATTAGATATTTACAGTACTGCGCATATACATATCCAACTAACATGATATGAGGGCACTAACATGATATGAGGGCATATAGGTACGCACACACTGTGTATGATAGGATACATCAAGTCAGTAAATTTAGGCGTTTATCCAACAAAAGAAACTACTTGATGGTATGATAAACAGTGGCAACTTTTTATCTCACTATATTTTCCTGCCTCTCCCCGTACACCCTCCCCCTATGCCCTCCTACTCACAAGTTGTTCCGCAAAGTCCTTGAGTCTGTGTATGTTGAAGGCGCTGTGATTTCATCAGCCCCACCGCTGAGACCTGTGATTGCCGTTTGACGGAGTAACCTTTTACGACCTCTGCCTATGCTGCTGCTCGGCGTTTGTGCTTGCTGTGTACGTGTATGGGAGATAAAAATGAGAAATAAAACTAAAAGCCCGGAACATGTCTGCAGATCTACTTTTGATATCAATTCAAAAATCAAATTCCTATGCATTGGTGCACTAATATACCTCGCCGGGAGAAAAAGTTGGTGTTAAGTTGGGGAATGTGCTCTTTAGGTGGAATAGCCTAATCATGAACGTCCTTGCAGGTTTTTCCTTTAGGTACTCTGATTTCAATCTGATTTCTAAAATCAGACCTCTTCCCATATTCCTGTCCCAACTTTTGAATTGTTCCTATAGCTGCATAGTGCGCTGCGCTCCACAACAGCACTTTGTGATATATTTGCTGGATGATAAGTCTTTCATTATCACAATACTAAtttatctattttattttttatgtcaagcacATCTAGATATTGCCAGCTGAAATCAGTTAGATAAAGCTGACAAACTTttagccaggcacaagtgacctggtgaagggtgTCGCTGTAGATAGCTGGTCAGGGCTTTTGTACAGGAcaggcactatggaccacaatggcctcatcccaatggcattgttcaataacctcagtttaataatcatagtgcaaaatttgacctcaagttgcagagtatgagttttagtacccaaattttcaaaggtcattcaatgaatgtacaaatgtagggttaaagaaccgtgcccctgatagatgagcatgttgtggatcctagtgaggcaagtgtagccaacaatcaggCATATTACCCTAATCAAAACTGACTTTAACAAGGACATCTGTCCCGCCTTTTCCAGATGATCGAACCAATGAGAGAGCAGATTTGATTTTCTTGGTCCTGCGTGGATTTGAACCCAGGACCTTCTGCACTAAAAGCAAAGACACTGCTCCCAGGcctgccaacctaccaaagtcagaatgagggacattgagaccaaaaccttgtacatgtacacaaacgaggtaccgacaaattcaaagacttgaggtgtgcaatactttcagaattcagagaaggttttggAAGTCTGAATTTATCATAATAGACTAAAGTGAatgctgtaataataataataataataatatggaggcGCTTTTAAGTGCATAAACAAAACATGTCTCTATGCCCTttacaaacaagaaaataaatgttatcttaaactacaaacttacactacaaacaataaatacaaattaaatgacatttgaaataaataagtgAGTTTTGAGTTGCGATTTGAATGAGTTCAGAGAATGTGCTTGACGAATATGAATTGGTAACTTATTCCATAGTGTGGGAGCCGCAACTGAGAAGGCACGCTTAGCATAAGAAGTTGAAAATCTTGGTGAAATCTGTAGCAtattttaaagtgacattttcatcattttctgctgttcttgcatttaaatttgccatcactgaaattttcagaaaacaggactgtccctcattttcactttggtaaaccccaaatgagggacagtccctcaaaatgagggacagttggcaggtctgtgcTCCCTTTTCTCATTTATTTGCTCCCACTCACCTCAAAACACTCCATCGTGGTCTGTCTCATATAATCCGGGTGTCTCCTGCTGGAAGGCGGTGATGAGAACGTGGAAGCCGACGACGTGGAAGCTGCTGAGGAATTATCCGATTTGACTGCATTCTGCAAATCCAACTCTAAACTAAGGAAGCACTCTCGGAATTGTTGTAAATGTCTGTGGTAAATGAAAGATGGAATATTTAGCGAAAACAAAAGACAAAAATATCAGATCTTGAAGTGAAACAAATGATTGACAGTAGAATTTTGTGAGGCTGTTTTTGtgaacaaatgtgatgcgatcaagctaaatgagtccgatgaggatcaaaatcaaaattcagttttcaatttcattacaagccattctcagagctttattttgctgaaaacccattCATAATCAGACTTATGGTCAGGGGTGTGATTAGCTTTTGAGGAAAAATCCTGAAAGtaacaaaaaatcctgaaaaatagcgtaaaattgggctaaaacacacaaaattgggctgaaaatcaataaaatgcggaaattttggtcacaaaaaatcctgaaatcaggaaaatcCTGATAAATCACACTCCTGTATGGTTCaaaagatatggccattttagtgttgctcagaacaataaattagaagggaagttgaatactattattgcctatatctcaaaatcaatattcccaacatccgactcattttgcttgatcacatcacaaatgagTTTAAATCTTATGTGACAGGTATACCTGACCTCTCTGACCTAAACCAGAAGTGAATATTTCCGATATCGCTAAATTGCAGTAGAACTTACAACacaaatatccaaattgaaaCAAATTTTTTTCTGACAAAATATAATTCAACTCACCCTAACACCTGAAGTATAGAATTCATATAGCATGTATTGCCAAGATTCCTGAGCCCTGTGACCCCTGGGGTCAATGCCGTCCACTTCCGCTTCGGCGAAATCGGTTGCGTTGACACAATCTTTTTCTTTGGTTTTGCTTTAAACCGCACCGCTTTCTTAGCAGTGGAAGAGTTTGTTTTTTGTATAGTTCTTGGGGTTTGCGGTTTGCTGACTGCACGTTTTTTCTCAGGAGGAGGTCTGTCGTCCGGAATTTTATCGCCATGAACGTCATGTTTCCACGCTGTGAATACCTTGTTCAGGAGGACAAGGCGTCGATGGACGAGGGCGGTATGACCTTTGTCTTTCCATAACAAACTCTCTCGATGCCTGTGGAAGAAATGatgaacaaacaaaaaagtgattctgtgaatctggaaaagcttgacgaaagagatgggttttaagctggcgtttaaattgaCAAAGTGTGGGGATATTACGAAGGTTATTTGAAAGCGAGTTCCAAACAGTTGGATCAGCAAAATGAAATGAGCGCCCAACAGCTGATTTGAGGGTAACCAGAGGAGTTTTCAGTAATTTTTCAGAGGATGATCGAAGCGATTGGGAAGTTTGATAAGTACAAAGCACACATGACAGGTACGGTGATGAAGTGCCATCGAAGTGACAAAAAGCCAGAGCAGCAAGTTTAAATCCGATGCGCAATTCGACAGGCAGCCAGTGAAGATTTGTAAAGGCATAGAGATCCCgactttgaaatccatacaccccctgtagaacacctgaacttaatcttccacacagaggatgtagatttcaaatggagtcaaccattcaggtagccccatttgaaattcacattccctgcgtggaagattaaggtcatatctcccATAGGGTagcataggggtgtaaggattctAGATGGAATGGCTCATTACATGAAGTCGTTGCATGTTGTGACCACctaatatgtgcccatccaccacaaactggtcgtaaagtcggcattttccattttgagatgtaaaatatagtaggaatttgacctttgatgaaccataacttcacttccagatgtcagatgaagctggttgaggtgtcattttaaagctgaaagtgaattctttcaaaatctgcaaaaacagaaaatgatctagagccgactttactgccactttgtggtggatggtcacatattataaaGAAATTTCACCCAATTTGAAAAGGCCTCCAATTGTGCATTAAGTCCAGAAAAGTTGGCAACATTGAAAATAAATCCAGTTGTCAGTTTTCCTAACCTTTGTACCAACTGGTTGTGAAATCCAAAACTTGTACACAGACAAGCTTACCTTTGTTTAATAATTTCACCCGTGTCCACCGACATGGCTCTAAGAATCCTCTTGCCGCTTCTCGTTGTAGCTTCATCAAACGTTTGTTTTGTGATGGCTTCTAACGTCTGTCGCAGGATCTTGAGGTCCCCAGCCGCGTTGTCATCCAAAACGTACTCATCACACACGTAACTGCAATGATACACAGGGTTTTCTCAAGTTTTCTATCTTAAAATAAAAGATTTCTCTGTAAGCTGACTTTCGCCACAGCACCAAAATATGCACCGTACTTTTGCAAAATACCCTAAAATTGGTTCCTGATGCATGCAAGTTCCCATTAAACATACACATTAATTGTACTTTCTTGGGCACCAATGCTAACATCAATGCATACATTGATAGGATCAACTGAGCAATCAAGTTacctcaatcgataaggcgttcgactatggtgcgataggtttgcgggttcgaaccctggtggtgcctaatacgctctcgtggaaaaattgagttagcttgaaattcccctggacaaggaacttactgctaatttgtctcgttgtaacccgtacgaaactcggggagctgatcctggttgcgatggttatttgttgaatgtctagggtgtgtgctcttgaagcagcaaagtccctgatttgttgtttaatggtttatggaatgatgtggggccgtagtggtcagcgacaacctgtaaagtgtgctgaggcttgtggatcaacgtctaggcattgtgcctgtgcgtatcgcactataaatcactgcgctttttttccctttttttttaaaactcaaaatCACACTAATATGTTGAATTTCattcaattgatttaaaacagggcTTCTCATTTTTATTTACCCATGACCCTTATATCATGAGAACAATCTGGTGTGACCAACAGTATAATACATGTGCTGTTACCTAATCAGTGGCGTACCAAGCAAAATTTCTGAGGGGAGGCAAAAATTGCAAAGTTGTTCCGCTGACCGGCTTCCAGAATgactttattgggacaaatgCATGCAAAGCAAACAGCAATTTTAATGTTAAATGTGACAAAATGGTTTGAAATAAGCCCCATGCAGTGCCATTTACACCTCAAAACTCACCTGTTGCGATACAACTTTAAAAAGAGATATGCAAAATTGCGCACCACACTGTACTGACTTTATGTGTTAattgtctgagactgcacttcaattAAGTTGCTCTgcgtcagatgaaattgcaccacaactttgcAAACGGGATGCAAAAGTACATCCCAAggtttaaaaattaatttgaagacCGATTATTATATGACCAGTACGATGGTACCTTGCACTTAAATGCATGGTGATAGGAGACAAAAGTTGCAGGGGACCCATGCAAATTCCTCTTTTAGGATCACACATTGTCCTccgtttattaaaaaaaatcagtcaaGGTGCTTGCAACGCCATTTTGGGTTGTGACACACAGTTTGGGAAGTTCTGTTTAAATGGCGTTAGTTGGCGTACAAACTCAAGATTGCATTATATGGCTAAACCAACTTACTAGAACACTGTCATTAACCTGGATTGGACATAATTCATCCACTGTACTTTCTTGCACACCAATTAATGCTAACATCAATGTACACACTGATTTAATTTAAATTAGGGCCCATACTATACTATATTTCTCAGTACAATACATAGCCTTCTCCAGCCAAGCTGCAGTTTACTTCAGCCACAATGCCTAGAAGCTCCCACTGGAATGAGGGATTCCCCAGCCAAGCTGGGGTAAGCTGCACACTGGTATTTAGGTATGAGACCTTATTCAAACTGCAACTGCAATTTCGATTGATTTGAATGGAGTTGATGCAAGATATTAAGATCTCATTATTTGGCTATACCAGTCGcaataggggagattggggttagttggagcagcaagttgaaacattgtattttttccgacacaaaaaattaatttggtaaaatactggcacctagtaataggtattagtaagggtcatccaccaaattagcaacagcactgatgccccaccagtgttggcttgggaaaggaatatctgtttttgacttactgactaattttatacccctcagaaaagatgcgttatctccatgttgttttaagattcaggggattattttttgagtatcataagcactagtagtaagtcccagaataatggtaaataaaagtttgattgtatttcttattttgtgtaatgaactttgaaatgtaaaaatatgtatcagggttagttgaaacttttcaGGTGGGcttagttgacacgtgaaaatcgcacagaaaaatatggttaaaaatttgactttttaaaaatttgtaacatgtttaccatttcttcaatattgctttaatatgattaaaaagcaataatacaagcaaaaagtgcacacagaaagtaaattttataatattttaggcttctcatattttggtccatggtgacactcgtcgcCTTGTgaccaaagtattgacccgcactcccacatatttatttattcattttttcacactgtttgtatgttaaagggtgccttcaagggaagtataaccctaacaacacaataataattattttgaaatttttacaagccgtgtttcaactaaccccaccctatgtttcaacttaccccaggggtggggttagttgaaacactttttttcaaattttcaaattggattatatgaataatcataagcaggtccaataaagtttaaggctgtatttgtagcatatgtatatgtttatactgatatggttagtgtttcttgaaagtaatcggtttgcgttaaaaagacgattttgtgaaaaatgtttcaactaaccccaatctcccctactccccctataaaagacatgaccttactcttccatgcagggtgtgaatttcaaatggggttatctaaaTGGGCCAActtcatttgaaacctacaccccctgtgtgggagattaacgtcatgtcttccatgtggtgtgtggatttcaactggaatagcacagggCTAAACTAACTTACCAGAACACATATCTGTCATTCACCTCCATGGCAAGGGGATGCTTAGACTCATGGTAATGCTTGAAAGCATGCTCATCATTATACCTCCCACATGCTACGTTACTGCAATTCAAACATGCctgaaaataaacaaaagttGTAAAGCTGGTGTTTACCTCAAGTGATGATTGGAAGAGTAGTGTTGATGGTATAATTtactttgaaatcattaataatttgtacaaatattgatttgaaaaaacaaaataggGATgggttatttcatttattttcctAAATGTTTAACGCATCAGTATATTTTTTCAGTCATTGTGCAGCAGGAGCGGGAGGTAGATTTTGCATGAATCAAGGAACAAGAACCAAATGGATTCACCTGCACTGACCAACATGTACAGCACAAATGTAACCGTCCAGGACAAAACCAGTGTAAAGTTGCACATTTGAGTATCTCAGATTTTGAATTGGCTAAAGTCCCCATAAAACAAGCTTTAAAAGGGTATATCACATGTCACAATTGCTTGTAAACTTGGTactcaaaattcaatattttgcctTAAAATCcgttgttttctattgaattttattTGGTTTGTTGCTCCATATCTCTGAATGTGTACTGGCGACTTTACACTGGGTTTGGCGCGGATGGTCACAAATGATAATGCCATTCATGGTTATGGGTCCAATATGGAATGGCTGTGGCCCACTCTAAGCTTTgaaacaggcggcggatgacatgatagtctagagagacggcaaaactgctcagccgtatggcactttccatacaaTCGGAACACAGAACTAAATTGGGTCTGAATTTCGCAACTGCCGTGATCCCTGGTATGCGTCgttcaatttgcacactgagtgaACAGAGCCTAACAAACACGGCAAATTTAAAACCTTCACAGCGACTCTCACCCAGTAATAATCAAAATTTTACtgcatttaattaatttgaaggttagttttgtggggttcattatcaaacaacaacggttttagcttgtattatttattaacataggcctacttttttgtgatattttaagcattttgaaatttcaaaataatcccattcattTATACGGCTGGCAAAGGAAAttgactgaatttagagaatgcacggcgttcACCACCTGCTTTGAAAATTAAAACACTGTATAATAACAGGGCTTTAATATTCACAgtgtgaatatatttggaaacgCAAATTAAACATccactaaactgtccagaattgataaaatcgCAAAAAGTTAACCTAGCAAAAATCCCACAACAAGTATTTTGTAAATTTCCATAAAATTCCATCAGGACCAAAAACTGACCCATGAGGAACACCAACAATACTTACCCACACACTCTCTGTTGTACCACACGAATGACAATGCCATTGTTGTGGATCCAATATGGAGTGGTTGTGGCTCACGCTCAGCTTGGTCAGATGCTTACACCTCTCCATCATAGTGCAAGCATGTAGTCTCAGTCACCGAACATCATCTCTTAAATGACAGCTggtaaaaggtcaaaggtcagattgGTTTTGGCGTTGCTGT belongs to Amphiura filiformis chromosome 18, Afil_fr2py, whole genome shotgun sequence and includes:
- the LOC140139999 gene encoding ubiquitin carboxyl-terminal hydrolase 44-like gives rise to the protein MMERCKHLTKLSVSHNHSILDPQQWHCHSCGTTESVWACLNCSNVACGRYNDEHAFKHYHESKHPLAMEVNDRYVFCYVCDEYVLDDNAAGDLKILRQTLEAITKQTFDEATTRSGKRILRAMSVDTGEIIKQRHRESLLWKDKGHTALVHRRLVLLNKVFTAWKHDVHGDKIPDDRPPPEKKRAVSKPQTPRTIQKTNSSTAKKAVRFKAKPKKKIVSTQPISPKRKWTALTPGVTGLRNLGNTCYMNSILQVLGHLQQFRECFLSLELDLQNAVKSDNSSAASTSSASTFSSPPSSRRHPDYMRQTTMECFEQAQTPSSSIGRGRKRLLRQTAITGLSGGADEITAPSTYTDSRTLRNNFPLCHELHVLFRVLWSGKWAIISPQGILSSVWKFIPTFKGYSQHDAQEFLCELLDKVQSELISVVSPSILRTAGGSLWPTKKVIDLNFEGGLVSQVACMKCKFKSNTFEPFWDLSLEFPERYQFSQWRTNLSKENCHLTEMLAKFTEIEELGEVYACETCNSKRRNPSGKPVLRTEATKRLLITKLPRVLRLHLKRFRWSGRNHREKINVHVDFEEELNMRPYCHVWPEDESRLTNEDFIYDLTAVVMHHGRGFGSGHYTSYCWNSIGGFWVHCNDSRLELCSVQDVTASQGYIVLYTKRTPNAGHSRPGIKLNPEEEIIAARPSKRLKVGAEK